Sequence from the Anolis sagrei isolate rAnoSag1 chromosome 8, rAnoSag1.mat, whole genome shotgun sequence genome:
AACTATTGTTATCTATAAAGGAGGGAAaaaagtggtgggaccgagaacagggccccaccagaagatcttaattgtcttgatggttcataggggagaatacattcagacaggtaaagcgggccagaaccgtatagggttttgtaggttaaaaccagcactttggtaCCAACAGTGTTGTGGATTTTGaacaggcacgaatggagggagaagtgTGGCGAGAGAAAGGCATGTCAGGAAACCGTTCCATCTGAAAATCAATGTCCTCCTTGTGAAAGACCATGCGGATCTAGAATAGGTCTCTGTAGTCACTGCCAAGATTCAGAAATATGAACTTTACTTCTGATTTGTGCAAAAAGGAGTCACGTTGTGCTAGTAACAAAGCTAACAAGTTCTACCGAACTTTTTATGTAAGACTTTTTAATACTCTTTTGTTTAGCACATGCATTCTGCTAATTGGCCAGCTCGATATCTTACAATTGGCTAAttcctatatgtgtgtgttgtcaGAATTAGTGaaggtatgcatgtatgttttttcaatgtgtttctatgtaattaaGAATGGGTTAAGATGTAATTCAATATGGATTCTGTTATGTTAAATTGTGCATGAGAAATACTGTGAGAagcaaagaagcagagaaagagtaACCTTGACAGAAGTAAGATAACAcgttctctggctgggaagaaatAGGGAGGATCCGGCCAGAGAAgtgagataagcagatgttcagaaaaCTGTTTGTGCTatgctttgtagttcctgatttTTGCCCGCTTAGAATGGACGTGTGTAGAAGTACTTAGTAaactttgtgttattttaaaactgagaaactgcagagtcctgatttttggagtccagaaaacccacacacacagatagatatctacataaaaactccaaccatcacccaagtcaaaaaagaagcaccattaaagccttggcagaccgtgcaaaaagaatctgcgaaccccacctcctccaagatgaactgaaccacctcaactgggctctccaggccaatggatactccacctcagacatcagaaaagctgcaagaccaagaacaagccacgagagtcaagatgaagatccacccagaggaaaagtgttcctgccatacatcaagggaaccactgaccgcatagggaagctgatgaggaaacacaacaaaacaatattcacacacataaatattcccacgcctgttttttgttttgtttgttttagggtgtttttttgtttgttttgctttttgtagtGATTGTTAAAGTGTTTACAGGGAACAGCTTCTGCCTCTACcctctgtttgctgcagaagctcctggcaTAAacgtactgtctggacaggccctaagAGTCACATGAGTGTAAAGTCCTTGATATAAATCACTGCCTCCCACTGCTGAATAAAGGTTATACTTTTGaaacaaatgttttctttttccagattATTGCTTATATTTTAAGCTTTCTGCCCATCCCCGACAGGAAGGAGGCATCTCTGGTAAACCGGATCTGGTATTCGGCCGCTCAAGAGTCCCTTCGTCAGGTAGCAATCTTTTATTTTAGCCAATTTAatcattatttctgtatttatttggtGGTACTCttctggcactccatgcagtcatgccggccacatgaccttggaggtgtttacggacaacgctggctcttcagcttagaaatggagatgagcaccacaccccagagtcagacatgactggacttaatgtcaggggactacctttacctacctttaccttttttactctTCTGGGAAGTTGTGGATCTCTTTCAGACATAAAGCTAAAGCATACTTAAATTTATATGTATGGAAAGTAGGGAATATTGGCAAGAGATTAGGAAGATtatattttggattacaattcgCATAATTTCTCAGGAGCTGTGGTGACAAGGGAATTCTGAAAAGGGGgttcaaaaatgtaacttttcaatCGCTGGCCTTCAAGGGTGTTACATAATCTACTCTTTTTGGGGGGATGATTATGAGAAAATAGATTTTAATAATTTGCAAATCATCCTGAGTCCCATTATTAGGGAAGGGACTGGAttcattggctgccccacaaAGACTATGGAATGGCCTGTCAGAAAAGACAGCTAAATAAGCTATTGGAATTTAAGACACATCTCTTCCAGGAGACCTAcctacccagtcaactttgaatcatgtgttttggatttccattcTGTTGCCCCTGTATGTTGATCTTCATACCTTGTGCTTTGACATATGTatttctgtatgtattttatgttgatacattttgactgtgttgtatcccaccttgagccacaaggagagatgggtaacaaatgaaattattattattattattagatacacaacaagattagtacacagtaaactagatcactatgctagcttttgtatttgatcacatgtcggacacttctcaagtatctaggactgtgtgatgcattggcgaataatgcgcAAAGATTCAAGTagcgtggccttttgcagctatttttttttatttgtcgtgtcagaacaaccagtctaacagaacaaagcaaacaaacagaaagatacacaacttgtgagtttggtagctggttagatgtcctttgaccagtatctggccacttggagtgcttccggtgttgctgcaagaaggtcctccattgtgcatgtggcagggctcaggttgcattgcagcaggtggtcagtggtttgttcttctccacactcgcatgtcgaggattctactttgtagctccatttctgaaggttggccctgcatctcgtggtgccagagcgcagtctgttcaatgccttccaagtcgcccagtcttctgtgtgcccaggagggagtctctcatttggtatcagccattggttgaggtgctgggtttgagcctgccacttttggactctcgcttgctgaggtgttccagcgagtgtctctgtagatcttagaaaactatgtctagatttaagtcgttggcatgctggctgatacccaaacaggggatgagctggagatgtctctgccttggtcctttcactattggctgctacttcccggcagatgccaggtggtgcaataccggctaagcagtgtaatttctccagtggtgtggggcgcagtggtgtagttcacctaccccgtgataatgcggcatgtctcattaagagccacatccactgttttagtatggtgagatgtgttccacactgggcatacatactcagcagcagagtagcacagcgcaagggcagatgtcttcactgtatctggttgtgatccccaggttgtgccagtcagctttcgtatgatattgtttctagcacccactttttgcttgaagttcaggcagtgcttcttgtaggtaagagcacggtccagagtgactcccaggtatttgggtgcgctgcaatgctccagtgggattccttcccaggtgatcttcagagctcgggatgcttctctgttcttgagatgaaaggcacatgtctgtgttttagatgggttagggatcagctggttttccctgtagtaggcagtaagagcacctagagcttcggagagcttctgttctacagtctcaaagctccctgcttgagcagtaatggcagctgacaggtggtgattttctcagcgccgattgtttttaagtgcaggccaaggtctttaggcactgcacccaatgtgtttatttattattatattcccacTCCTGTTCAATCCTAGGAGAACCTCTTGTACAACATTCCTGCTAGCTCTGCCTCACTGAGTACCATTAAGAGTTTGGCCCATAGGCATGTGGGCAATGTCAAGATGACGAACCTGGATGGATCTGCCACATCTCGCGATGTTGTCAGGCACGTTGCCAGCTACCTGGGGCCACACCTGCTCAGCTTGTGCCTCCATGGGAGTAGCCTGACAGAGACAAGCTTTGAGGAGCTCCTCCTGGCCTGCCCGTGCCTCACAACCTTGGATCTAAGTGGCTGCAACAGCCTCTTTATGTCCGGGACCCTGCTTTCCAAAGAAGAGAGTTACCTGAAAGCCCAGGAGGCTCTAGTGAACTTGCAGCAGCTGAACTTGTCTGGCTTACGATACTTGTCTGACATTTCCTTCAATCGCTTAACCAACTGGTCTCCGCGTCTGGCCAAGCTCTCCCTTGCTCGCTGCCACATCACCTTTGAATTTGATACTTACCATGGctccaccaactacaactcctcaGCTCTGTTATCTTTCCGCAACCTCCTGCAGTTCCTGCGGAAGCGAGCCAGCAGCATGAAAACTTTGGACTTGAGTGGAACCAACATCTCAAGCCAGGCAATGAAGTCCCTGGCCCAAGTTGAAAATCTGCATCTGGAAGGGATGGTGCTGCAAGCCTGCCATGATCTGACCAACGAAACTGTGAGCATCCTGTGCCAGCACCAGCCCCACATAACCACCTTGGATCTAAGCGGTTGTTCTGAGCTGTCTGACCAGGCCATCCTGACTGTCTGCTCCCGGCTACCAGGCCTCCGGTGCCTGTGTTTAGGGAAGCTCCCGCGTGTAACTGAAGGTGGTTTCCAAAAGATCTCACAATTGAAGCATCTCCAAAAATTGGATGTATCTGAATGCAGTCTTGTGAGCTGTGGTGAACTGGCAAAAGCTCTTAGTACTGCCAAGGGACGGCCCAAACTGGTTTCCCTAAATGCTGCCTTCTGCTCTTTACTACAGGTAAATTCCAAATGTGAGATTCCCATTCCCGTCAGTCTCAACCAGTATGGCCAATGGTGAGAGATGATAGaatttgcagttcaaaaacacgtgGAGAATTGCAATTTCCCCAGCTCAGGTTTAGGTCTGAAAGGGAGCGTGAGTGACCATATCATACCTTTTGACAATAGAGCTCATGGTGATGTCCTTAATTCTCTGACCCCTCCAATTTTATCCTCACGGCAACCCTCAGAGGCAACAATAGCCCAAGGCCACCAATGAGCCATGATTTAGTTAGACTTCTAATCTGGGACTAATAGCTTGTGACTTTCCAGATGTTCATGGGCTCTAGTTCCCTTCATCTCTGATCATTGATCCATTCTGGTTGAGGCTGGTGGAAAATatgatttagagcagtgtttctcaaccttcttaatgccgtgaccccttaatacagttcctcatgttgtggtgacccccaaccataacattattttcattgctactgtcattttgctactgttatgaatcgttatgtaaatatctgatatgcagaatgtattttcattcactggaccaaatttggcacaaatactcgataagcccaaatttgaatactggtgggattggggaaatttattttgtcatttgggagttgcgattgctgggatttatagttaacctacaatcaaagattaaCTCTATaatacaccaatgatggaattgaaccaaacttggcacacagaactcccatgaccaacagaaaatactggaagggtttggtgggcactgaccttgagttttggatttgtagttcacctacatccacagagcactgtggactcaaatgatggatctagaccaaacttgacaagaatcgtcaatatgcccaaatgtgaacactggtggagtttggggaaaatagaccttgatatttgggcattgtagttgctgggattgctagttcacctacaatctaaagagcattctgaaccccaccaatgatagaatttggccaaacttcccacacagaaccaccatgaccaacagaaaatattgtgttttctgatggtctttggcaacccctctgacacccccctagCGACCCTCCCCCCGGGtgtcctgaccccaggttgagaaacactaatttaGATAGCTAAATATTTGGCCCTCTAACCACAATCCCTCTCTTTTCTGGTTGAATAACAGAATTGGGCAAAATGGCTACCTCATCCTTTGGAGAATACTTTGTGAATACCCCAGATACTCTTGGTCTGCAGCTCTCATTAAATTGAACCAGTTATTATGGAGTGATAAGAGTTGCTCTCCAGTAAAATCTGGAGGAACACAGATTACTCTCCCTTTCCAATACTGTACACACTTTTCTCATTCCAGGTGTACAGTATTGGTCTTAGATGTGTTAGCATTCTGACTTGATGTAACACAAGATCTCAGGACCCCTTAACTACGCATAATAAATAAAAGagcctgtttttctcccttccaCAGGAAAGTTCAATCCTCTCACTGGCTGAAACCCTGAGCAAGAGCCTTCGGGTTCTGGATCTCTCATCCTGTGTGTCACTTGGCAACAGAAGCATCCAAGCCATTGCTTCCCACCTCTTGCTCTTGAGAGTCCTGCGTTTGGCCTGGTGCAAAGAACTGACAGATTGGGGCTTATTGGGTGTTGAGGAATCTCAAGAGGAGCGTGAACATGTTGCAAAGGTGCGAAATATACACATGTGGTTTTGTGACAACTGTAAGTTAGTGGGGAGAAAGGATGCTATGGACTCACAGTTAGAGATGGAAATAATGTTTGAAAATGTTCAAAAACTTgcagaaaaaatatgttttcagTGTGTTGAGAAACTCTGGCAAGAAGAATCCTGGACTGATGAAAGTCAGTTCAGGACTTAGTCTTTGCAAAATTTGCAAATGAATTTTGGGTGGGATTGATGTATGAATCTTGTGCAAGATAAgctcaaatatttatttacagtacttatattccacccttctcagacTGAAGGGGACTCACAGAACACatgtacggcaaacattcaatgctgattatacaatgacatgacagacaacagatagatatatatataagtttTTTCTCATCATTTGGCATTTTGGGAGGCTGTGCTGGGTTCTGGCCATAGGAGgtactgttgctccatctccttgccgaagagctttctttgctTGTAAACTTTCCTCTGAATGCTGTGCCTAAAATGCCTCTCCGCTTAATTTGAtttctattcatctactcacattgccaTTTTCCATCAAAtaggtgggcagggagctgggctgaaggtcaggagctcaccctgacccagcttcaaactgtcagccttttggttggcaagatttacttcaGCTGCAGTTGgcaattaacctgctgtgctaaagctggcccTTATGCAGTTGGCCTTTGTCAACTATGTGGTTTCCAAAGACTTTTCTGGAACAAGAAATTGACTCAGTTATGATTATTGTGGGGAAATTGGGCCATGCTCTTGTTTTTAGATGAAATGCAGAATTAtatttcttttccaaaatgttaaaaaaattctaTTGCCTTGACAGAAGGATGCAGGCCCTAAATTCAGCAGAAACTTTGGCAACCTGGGCTTCTTCCAGCCACCTCCACAAGATCTGGAGCAGGATGACCAGATTCTCGTTGACTTTGCCAAGCACACTGTCCAAGAAAAACGCCATGCCTCTTTGAGTGCCTTAACCCATTTGCAAGAGCTTGACCTTACGGCTTGTGGGAAGCTGACGGACAAGAGCATCGCCAAGGTTTGCATACTACATTTGCCTTCCATTATCACATTATCCATTatctgtcttcatagacctgtcagtggcttatgatactgtaaaccaccacctcctcctgagaaaaatgtataatatcacaaaggactaccacctcacccgcctcataggaaacctgctacaaaacaggagtttctttgttgagttccagggccagagaagaagatggcggaaacagaagaacggcctgcctcaggggagcgtgcttgctccatccatgttcaacatttacacaaatgaccagccactgccagaagggagagagagtttcatctatgcagatgatcatgccatcaccactcaagcagggagctttgagatggttgaacagaagctctaggtgctcttactgcctattacagggaaaatcagctgatccaTAATccgtctaaaacacagacatgcgttTTTCACcgtaagaacaggcaagcatcccaagctccgaggattacctgggaaggaatcctactggagcattgcagcgcacccaaatacctgggagtcaccctggaccatgctctgacctacaagaagcactacctgaatatcaatcaaaaagtgggcactagaaataatatcataccaaagctgactggcacaacctggggatcacaaccagacacagtgaagacatctacccgtgcgttatgctactctgctgctgagtatgcatgcccagtgtggaacacatctcaccacactaaaacagtggatgtggctcttaataagacatgccgcattatcacggcaaagcgtaagggcagatgtcttcactgtgtctggttgtgattcccaggttgtgccagtcagctttcgtatgatattatttctagcacccactttttccttgatattcaggcagtacttctaagtcagagcacagtccagagtgactcccaggtatttgggtgtgctgcaatgctccagcgggatcccttcccaggtaatcctcagagctggagatgcttgtctgttctttgaGCTGGTCATTGATGAAAATGTGTTTTataatggattaggaatcagctggttttccctatttTTGAGCTCTAGTGCAAAAAGTAATTTCTCCCATGTTTGGCAGAATCATCTTCATggcaaagttttgttttgttggctAGATTCTCATTGGGActttaacatctatataaataaaaatgtaatgttcgtttgtgggattaacagaattcaaaaaccactggatgaattgacaccaaatttggacacaatgcacgtatcagaccaatgagtgaccatcactaaaataaatgatttttttttcatttgggagttgtagttgctgggattaatagttcacatacaatcaaagagcattctgaatgccaccaatgatggaattgacccaaacttggcgtATATTTCTCCcatgaccggggggggggggggttggctttgggggcttcagcccccccccctgaaattctcatggtggtctgcgaaaaggccttactggtacattatttaaactgttatgtttattcatatcattatctgatcaccatgctcaatatatctcatatgcacgagggtattggggtaacgatacaaaaggtttgctagggtaggccCTCTTTTACTCAGAGTCTGTCcctcccgtccccccccccccccccccgaatcaaaatcctggctacgggcctgcccacaaccaacagaaaatactagaaaggtttggtgggcattgaccttgagttttggagttgtagtacatctacaccaacaatcaaagagcattctgggccccaccaacgatagaattgggccaaacctcccacacagaaccctcataaccgacagaaaatactgttttttctgatggtctttgacaatgcttctgacacccccttgcgacccaccccaggggtcccgacccccaggttgggaaatgctgccttaaggacATCAAGTCCACctaccttcaccagagcaagaaaacatattcaaaccctcctgacaaagagccatccagccatagatatagatagatatatatgacacacacacacacacacacacgacagatatagtatcatagatttgaaaaaggacccctaaagaaggacgatTATATGTTGAATGTattagagtaggcaaaccagacaattgctacatcaacactgaaaaagaaacaagaaatactgtttacccacaagcataaagaaattacatatattagaaaccaacactttctcatttattttccagatcatcagactgggccacagcaacacgtgggaGGGGATGACTAGTCATAAACAAACTTAAAAGTGCAGTTTAGAACTATGGCTTTACACAACTGTAATATTCCTAGAAAAGGAGTATTGTCAAAGCTGGATTAATTGTGCAAGGGAATTAACCAGCATGGCTCTTGGGCAGTAGCTGTGATGTGCAACAGTGCCACACTTTGTGGGATGGGCTCCCCTTGCAtaatgacagcagaaggtgtgGGTTCAACTGTTCTgaacaactctaaaattacaacagcaaaacaacagagaggaaacaatctgggacatctaatcacctctcaacaaaagat
This genomic interval carries:
- the LOC132783284 gene encoding uncharacterized protein; this translates as MESSRLPVEIIAYILSFLPIPDRKEASLVNRIWYSAAQESLRQENLLYNIPASSASLSTIKSLAHRHVGNVKMTNLDGSATSRDVVRHVASYLGPHLLSLCLHGSSLTETSFEELLLACPCLTTLDLSGCNSLFMSGTLLSKEESYLKAQEALVNLQQLNLSGLRYLSDISFNRLTNWSPRLAKLSLARCHITFEFDTYHGSTNYNSSALLSFRNLLQFLRKRASSMKTLDLSGTNISSQAMKSLAQVENLHLEGMVLQACHDLTNETVSILCQHQPHITTLDLSGCSELSDQAILTVCSRLPGLRCLCLGKLPRVTEGGFQKISQLKHLQKLDVSECSLVSCGELAKALSTAKGRPKLVSLNAAFCSLLQESSILSLAETLSKSLRVLDLSSCVSLGNRSIQAIASHLLLLRVLRLAWCKELTDWGLLGVEESQEEREHVAKKDAGPKFSRNFGNLGFFQPPPQDLEQDDQILVDFAKHTVQEKRHASLSALTHLQELDLTACGKLTDKSIAKVIRFPELRRLSLSLVPNITDNSLLAIARHCRSLEHLSLNHCVNLTDKGFVEAAGSLPRLQHLILSGCNQLTTWTLKAIGQECRQLKTLDVSMCSQISMADVEHFQSYFPLQSQASIQSRFVGGADLSISL